The following nucleotide sequence is from Coffea eugenioides isolate CCC68of chromosome 10, Ceug_1.0, whole genome shotgun sequence.
ATCCCAagcaaattttaaaataactcTAGTTTTCAAATATTGACTTTGCACCAGAAGCTTCCACAACTAGACTGGCATACACTTTTGAGGAAGAGCTTTCTGATAATATGATGCACCATCATTCCATCTCCCACTAAAATTATGTAATTATGGTTAAAGGAAAATGGAACTATCACTAGAAAATACCACTATTCATATCAAAGAAAAAATAAGTAGAAACATACTTGGACATGTCCATTGGCTGCATAGACAAATGCATCCTGTCCTCAGACCGTGCCAAAGATTGCAACTCCTTTATTTTCTCATGGACCTGTATGATGGTTTACATAATTAAGGCTACATCAAGCATCAATTGATGTACAGGCCAAGTAGAAACAAGATTGATTTAAGTCTGCTATCAAGTAGCACTGCAGACTTCCCCGGCCACAAGAATGCAAGTCATAGTTGAAAGGTAAAGACATGCTGAAAAATGCAAAATAGAAAAGGAAGAATCCAAGTACACAGAAAGGGTAAAATTTCCACAAGAATCTGCTGTAAAAGTAAGTGTGAGAACATGACCAGGGCATTTTAAGACATTAAAGCATGTATATGGCTAATTGTTAGATGCCAAGTATACAGAGACTGCAAGATGCTACTGTACAAGCACCCAACTTTTCTTGCAAATACAAAGATCATAAGggcaaatatctcaaataaaatAGAACAAAACTTCGTTGTTAAGACAAATTGATGAGTGGTGGAGCCAAAATCTGTTGATTACTAAGCTATATGTGATATCAAGAAGAACATGCATTAGCATAAACTCAAAGCTTATTGACATGCATGAGTTTGAAAGATACTGCACtaagattgaaaaaaaaataataaccaACATCCCAATTCAAATAGGAGGATCGGATGTGAtctgaaaagaaatatacatgATGACAGGAGCAAAAGTATTTTACATGGTTTGCAACATGATTACCTCAAGTATTACACAATaaagaaatttacaaaaggaattTCTAGTTATAAACTTTTGAAAGTTTAAGGCAGTAACAATTCAACGCTGTAAAAATCATCTTCTCCTCTTTTGACACCAAGGACAGTATTCATTGCTAATAACCAGAAATATAGTTTTGAATGTCATTGACACTGACTATTTTGGTAGAGAACTCAGAACCATAAGAAATTTAAAGTAAAACTTAGAACATCCCAATTTGCTTCCAAAGTCAACTGGGATTCCCAGATCTTAAGAAAACAAATTGGCCGTGCAAATTTAATTCCTTCAGGAAAGAAAATCTCTATGTTTGCATTTCATCTTTGGACAACTGGTCTTTCTATGAACAGTCAATAATCGATTAGCAATGATGAagtatttgttttctcttctAAACAAGTTTGCTAAGTGAAAAATTTGCCAAGTAAAAATCTCTATGTTTGCATTTCATCTTTGGACAACTGGTCTTTCTATGAACAGTCAATAATCCATTAGCAATGATGaagtatttattttctcttCTAAACAAGTTTGCTAAGTAAAAATTTGGTTTCTAACATTATCATTTACAAGTATTAACACCTTATGCATATAAAATCTTTAACTCGTAATACCCACAAACATTACAGGAAAATCTAAACCCCCTAGTCAAGTGGGGTCCCGAAATTAACATAGCTAGAATCAACCCTGACAGAACTGGTTTTAATTTCCTAACTACTCAAAATCCTACAACAGTAATAACTACTATAATGTTCCTCACAAGATATGTAAACCTTCTCATGAGAGGAAAAGGACATGGCCAGAACATAAAAGGATCAGTGCAATCCCTCATGATATATCTATCCAATGATCTTACCACAAAATGAAATAAACCTCGCAGGAATTGAATCTAGAAAAAGATtccaaaaaaattaacaaaCTAAATCATACACCTGCTTGGCTGTTGCCTGGGCTCCCATCTAGTAAACTCTTGTACAGGACCAtagtatttcttcttttatcttAATATCTTCATTCCAAGTTCCAATTAACAACAGTATTAGACCATCAAAGAAAAGCAAGATAATTCTTGCCAACCATTTCACCTTTTATTGTAACTCTAAATACATTTTAAAATCAGCAGAATGCAGAAAAAATTATATAAgcacaaattaaaaaaataacagATTGAAAATGGACTTGACAAATTCAATAATATCAAGGTCCAACAAGTAGGTAGTATAATCATTCACTATCTGTCGTTTAGAAGTTTATTGAACAATAAGGCTATCTAACAAGGACAGATTACTTGCCAGGGGAATTGATGTGGATCTGATGTGCGTTTTATGTTCACAAGCTGCTAAAACACTAGAGATCCTTTATTCTTCTGTAAAACACTAGATCCTTTATTCTTCTTGTGTTTCTCTTACCTTGTTCAGAAAGCTATTTGAGAAGTGTCTATTGTTTAAGCCCATTGCAGGATGGACTGGTAAGTTGCAACATATATCCCACATTGCTCTCAGGACAATTTTATAAGTTGTATAGAAGGATAGCTCTTGCTACTGCTGTATATGAGTTGCGGAGGCAGAGGATAATAACAtgattttgttagaaaattcaaGCAATTAAATGTCACCATTATGAAACTGgatttttttatctttcttgcCTTTACTAAGATTAAAATCAAAATAGTTGGCCCTCCTTTTTCACTTGGATTTCTTCTGTTTCATTCATTTAGATCAAACCCTCTTCTTCTGACCAGGCCTATCAACCACTCAGCCATCTCTCCTAGCAGAATTACTTGGAATAGTTCTACAAATTTCTACTAGCATTGCTAGCTGAATGAGGAAATGCAATCTGCCCAAAAAAAGTAAGATATTCCACACGTTTTGGCAAAACTGAATCCTGTTTCCTAGATTCACCGATATTGGATCAATTGAACACACTTCTAATGTTGCTTAGACATGTTTCAGGACTCAGCAAAAGGTCATTGATGGGTATCAGAAGCATTTTGCTTGGTTGGAGACCAGCGACTAGGCAGCAGGCTAAATAGAATTTCTGTTTGGAACTAGGAATCTCTCTTGCTGTTTTTTTATCCTGTTTTGACTGTTTTTGTACGTAGTGTAGCAGTTTTGGTTTTCCTACTGTACACAATGACTTTTTCAATTGCAATGGCCTAAAAATCCCTGACTTTTGGTACTGGGGGTATCAATAAAAGATAtggaacttaaaaaaaaaaaaaaaaaagataattctCCACTCTTAACAGCTCAAAGCAGTTAAGCAGTTAATCTTATAGCTGAAACTATTGAAAATGCACATTACTTCATCTATGTGACAGAACACATGAATAAAATGATCACAACCATGATTCGCTCAATCATCAAGTGGGACTCAGACTACTGTTTATAACCATTGTCAACCAAGTTGCTTAAATAGTTTGATCTATTACTTTGGTCCAAGAAGTTTGCTAGGCATGACCCTTTCTAATAAAATATGGTTATAAATTGCAAATAAGATGCTTAGTTCTGTGACCAAATGACATCTTTAGAAGGAATCATGATGTTCATATTCAAAGAAAACTTCTAATCTAGGTTTCAGATGACTAAACAAATAAATGATATAGACATCCCAAAATAAGAGCTACAAGAGCTCTATCAACAACAAGAAGTTACTACCACAAGAAGGCCTCAACTTAAAGTAAAGAAGAACAATAAGCTCACCTCACTTGTGCCATTGGTCAGTTCACTCCATTTCATCAGCAACTGCCACAACTCCTTAGCTGGTAAATCCCTAAGAATACAACAAATCAATTGGTTGATGACGCTATAATTCAATGGCATGACATAAATATTTTTGTGACAAGTTTGTCCCACATACAGTATATGTGATTGGTTAATAGCAATTTTGTGCAGTACTCCAATCTTAGCATGTTTAAGAGCACGATATCAACACATCAATTTTTTGGGCAGTTAGGTTTAAAGTATACAGTTCATTAATGAGAAAGACACCTCAGACATTTGCCATCAAGAGGGAATATCACAGAAAACTGAATATCCTAAGCTTTAGTAGTGCACAATGTAAAACAAGAATTTCACTTGAAAAATTGAGAGCAGTATATGGAGATGAGAAGTTGTATTAGTTGatttgacaaataaaaaaatatcatGTAGCTGAAGGTTACATTTAATCCACTTGGGCAGAAAAGATGTCAACACCCTATCCACATCATGCTAATgtccaaatatatatatatataccttcAATATTCAGAACTAAACTCTATCAAGAGTAACTATCCAGATTGCTGGAGTACATAAAAGAAACATGGAATATGATGCTTCTTTTAGGCATCCTAAAACGATTTCCAGGCAAAAAACAGACAATGAACAATTGCTTTAAATTCTACTGCCTGGAGTCATATTCAATTACTAGGTTTCTACAAACCTTCATTTCTTTGATCTACTTGACATACAAAATATCTTATGgattaaaatgcttaaaaatGAGGCTGCATTTGTCTACTTAAGTCTTTGTGAACAAGATTAAGAGCTCGAACATCTGTACTTCATCTAGGTCAAGCTGCAGCTGAGTGAACTAGAGCACATGTTTAAAGAAAAGCACGGACATTTAGTTGCCTAGAACACTGACAAGACAGAACAGAATTCTGGATGTACTTCTTAGctcaatgaaatgaaataatttaGTGTGTTCCTGACCAAAAGAAACTGCAACCACATACCTTAGTCCACGGGCTGCCTGACAAATGGAACCGCACATTTCCAAGGAAGGATGCTTTCCCAATAAACAGTGACTTTTTGAACACAGGCTACCACTGTATCTGGATGCAACCTGATCACCAGAAGCCTCAGTCTTGTACAGCTGAGGATCAAGAACCTCACAGTATAAATCCAACAATGTAGTTTTCTGATACTTTGCAGCTTCATAAATGCACTGCAACAAAGTTTATCTGTCAAAAATTGGTGAAATGATTGCTAGACCTAACTTCCTTAAAATAAgtattcaccaaaaaaaaaatctctcaatATATAAAACCGGAGAAGGATACAGGGCAAGAAGAAAAAACTATAACATaattctcaaaaaaaattttaagtttaAACAAGAGTGAAGAGTGTTAAAAAAACTATTTGGATGCAAAATAATGAGATGCCACTAAGGCTACAAGTGTAACCAAAATATCTCCAAGACTGATATAGATAAATGAGATGCCAATAAGCCTGCAAGGGCAAATGTTGTGCTTTATATTCTTAATAATAACTGCACAGAAATTCATTTCAAACCGCAGAATATTAAGCGAAAATACTAGAAGGATAACCATGTAGCTAACCCATATTAAATCAATTAGTAACACTAAAATGTTCCAGCTTTCTGCCAATAACCAAGAAGCTACAGTAAAGATGCTAGCAATAGCCGAGAATGGAGAATAAAATGTACCATAACCAAAGAGCTCCATAGATGCCAATGCCTCTGTATTTCTGTCAGATCATGGAATATATCTCCATCTGGTTCAACTTGATTATTCCTACCAAAATATGTAAACCAAACTTAGAAAGCCATACTCTCTTTCTGTGATATCATGTATTCATTGTTCATCAGAAGACTAAAGTTCAGAAACAGCTTCCTTAGGTACCTAAGCTGAGATGGAAGACCAAAGGCCTGCTTGACTATACTTCCTTGGAGTGAAGCAATAGTACCATAGCTCAGGTCCTAGGACAATCAATAGCATGACATATGAGACATATTTTTCTTCTGATTCAAAGCTTACTAGCCATCAAAGCCCAAATGGCTAAAGAATTTGTTTATGCCTAATTACTTTCTCAACACCAACACCATCAACCAAAGCTCAACTGCCTAAGAAACCAGAGTACAACATGACAAAATAGATACCAAAGTGGAAATACAATCCTACGAGCAGTCCCACGTTAATGAGGTTGaagtacccaaaaaaaaaagaactaagaAAAGTCGACACATAGATCTTACATGAGAGTATTTATTCTCTAGTAACCCAGAAATTGCAAGGCCTGATGGATATAAGATGAAATGCTGGACACAGGCCATCTGCAATGGACAGGTTATTGGAAGAAGAAAACAGTTAAAAAGACACATAAGCATTGTGTTTGGCTTCAGTAAGCTATCTTCAAGACATACACTGCATACCAACCTTGAAGGCTCTAATAAATGATGTAAGTGTTCCGTCTTCCCTTAAGAAGTAGTTTCTGAGGAAAGTTGCTACCTCATGGCCCAAGCAGAAACAAGTACCATATTTAACAAGGACAGACTCGATGACTGCATCCATCCTCTCAGTTGGTGATTCCAACACAAATTTAGAAGGTGACAGATACTGAAGTGTGCTTGAAGGCAATATATCTCTCAGTGCATCAACAATGGTTGTGACTCCCATTATCAGGATTATAGGAAGTTTAACAGTCCATTCACTGATAAGAGCATATCAGTAAGCATGTTAATACACCGCAGAAAACAAAATGTTGCCAAAACCAAAGCACATTGAGGAGTTCACAGGCAAACATGAATGTTGCAAAAATCTGAGTAACAGAACTTCCTATTTCTGTTTATAGAGGGCTATTTGACAGCTCAGCATCTGGCTAGTGCAAgtctttaatttttgtaatatcCAATAAGAAGCTTTACCAGTTAAACTTATGTTCAAGATAGTGAAAAGGAATAATCACAATACGCATGCAGAGATACATACTTTGTATGAAAACCATATTTGTTGAAACGGCATCTGGTTTTCGGTCAATTGAA
It contains:
- the LOC113750540 gene encoding origin of replication complex subunit 3-like; the encoded protein is YALISEWTVKLPIILIMGVTTIVDALRDILPSSTLQYLSPSKFVLESPTERMDAVIESVLVKYGTCFCLGHEVATFLRNYFLREDGTLTSFIRAFKMACVQHFILYPSGLAISGLLENKYSHDLSYGTIASLQGSIVKQAFGLPSQLRNNQVEPDGDIFHDLTEIQRHWHLWSSLVMCIYEAAKYQKTTLLDLYCEVLDPQLYKTEASGDQVASRYSGSLCSKSHCLLGKHPSLEMCGSICQAARGLRDLPAKELWQLLMKWSELTNGTSEVHEKIKELQSLARSEDRMHLSMQPMDMSNIHTTRGNLISGKDMAKLSEQAARLAGCMVWEYMEPIECIPLHEVICFKNVDKLQSALIGDPRTRIQIDLLESQKFLKCSCCRENACISLPSIHDTSIIYSLAQEHGDLINIHDWFQSFKVTISKSGMRTKSRLKQSQSPSPKKRKPSNEPQKISEASIQARFCRAVSELQITGLIRMPSKRRQDYVQRVAFGL